A genomic segment from Janibacter sp. DB-40 encodes:
- a CDS encoding NAD(P)/FAD-dependent oxidoreductase produces the protein MPSTAPDAVVIGAGPNGLVAANHLADAGWSVLVLEAAPEVGGAVHSSRDVHPDFVHDTGSAFYPLAAASPAITSLHLEDHGLRWRHAPAVLGHPTPDGEWAILHRDREITAASMEAQHRGDGDAWLRLSETWDRIGDHLVDGLLTPFPRACGGGRAPRLPSVGGLRFLKDLLTPVQQFVQDRFGGRSPRLLLAGNAGHADIPLNAPGSSLMALMLTMLGQTVGYPVPEGGAHQLTLTLARRLESLGGEIRCGTRVSGIEVVDGRAARVRTADGEVITAGRAVIATVSAPALYGSLLDARDVPARTAKGMERFTWDPATVKVDWALDGPVPWRGEPPFAPGTVHVTDSVEQMTESLGQVSAGAIPSDPFLLAGQMTTSDPTRSPAGTESMWAYTHVPQVTRTDAGDGGIRGDWGRDDCERFADRMQARIEHLAPGFGSRITARRVLGPHELEAHDANLVGGAINGGTAQLHQQLVFRPVPGAGRAETGITGLYLGSASAHPGGGVHGAAGANAARAALAHARVRSILPW, from the coding sequence ATGCCCAGCACAGCCCCCGACGCGGTCGTCATCGGTGCCGGACCCAACGGTCTCGTCGCGGCCAACCACCTCGCGGACGCGGGATGGTCGGTCCTCGTCCTCGAGGCCGCACCCGAGGTGGGGGGCGCCGTGCACAGTTCGCGCGACGTGCACCCGGACTTCGTCCACGACACGGGCAGCGCCTTCTACCCGCTCGCTGCCGCGTCCCCGGCGATCACCTCGCTCCACCTCGAGGACCACGGGTTGCGGTGGCGGCACGCGCCGGCCGTGCTCGGTCACCCCACCCCCGACGGCGAGTGGGCGATCCTCCACCGCGACCGGGAGATCACCGCGGCGTCGATGGAGGCGCAGCACCGCGGCGACGGTGACGCGTGGCTCCGGTTGTCGGAGACGTGGGACCGCATCGGCGACCACCTCGTGGACGGGCTGCTCACCCCCTTCCCCCGTGCGTGCGGCGGCGGGCGGGCTCCCCGGCTGCCCTCGGTCGGCGGGCTGCGCTTCCTCAAGGACCTGCTGACCCCGGTGCAGCAGTTCGTCCAGGACCGTTTCGGCGGGCGCTCACCACGACTGCTGCTCGCGGGGAACGCCGGGCACGCCGACATCCCGCTCAACGCGCCCGGGTCCTCGCTCATGGCGCTGATGCTGACGATGCTCGGGCAGACGGTCGGCTACCCGGTCCCCGAGGGCGGCGCGCACCAGCTCACGCTGACCCTCGCCCGGCGCCTCGAGTCCCTCGGGGGCGAGATCCGTTGCGGCACAAGGGTGTCCGGGATCGAGGTGGTCGACGGCCGCGCGGCCCGCGTGCGCACCGCGGACGGGGAGGTCATCACGGCCGGGCGGGCGGTCATCGCGACCGTCAGCGCCCCCGCGCTCTACGGGAGCCTGCTCGACGCACGGGACGTCCCCGCCCGGACGGCGAAGGGGATGGAGCGCTTCACGTGGGACCCGGCCACGGTCAAGGTGGACTGGGCGCTCGACGGACCGGTCCCGTGGAGGGGCGAGCCCCCCTTCGCCCCGGGCACGGTGCACGTCACCGACTCCGTCGAGCAGATGACCGAGTCCCTGGGCCAGGTCTCGGCGGGAGCGATCCCCTCCGACCCCTTCCTCCTCGCCGGGCAGATGACCACCTCCGACCCCACCCGCTCACCGGCGGGTACCGAGTCGATGTGGGCCTACACCCACGTCCCGCAGGTGACGCGTACCGACGCCGGAGACGGCGGCATCCGGGGCGATTGGGGCCGCGACGACTGCGAGCGCTTCGCCGACCGGATGCAGGCACGGATCGAGCACCTCGCGCCGGGCTTCGGCTCGCGGATCACCGCCCGGCGCGTCCTCGGGCCGCACGAGCTCGAGGCCCACGACGCCAACCTCGTCGGCGGGGCGATCAACGGCGGCACCGCGCAGCTGCACCAGCAGCTGGTCTTCCGCCCGGTGCCCGGTGCCGGGAGGGCGGAGACCGGGATCACGGGCCTCTACCTCGGGTCGGCCTCGGCCCACCCGGGCGGCGGGGTCCACGGCGCCGCGGGGGCGAACGCGGCACGGGCGGCGCTGGCACACGCACGGGTGCGCAGCATCCTCCCGTGGTGA
- a CDS encoding maleylpyruvate isomerase family mycothiol-dependent enzyme, protein MSDTWSIVHAERRALVEDLSRLTDAQWEHPSLCAGWSVHDVAAHLVNNALATPVGVVRAMVRAGFDFDRQNDQGVRRQRGATPGETLERLDRVVGRTSGPPAPLDSRLVEEVLHGEDIRRPLGIQHEYSPEAVLRSLRYQARTPRALGGGKDVARQVGLHATDADVSTSDGPEVTGPALSLLMVISGRTVALEDLHGPGVAVLR, encoded by the coding sequence ATGAGTGACACCTGGTCGATCGTGCACGCCGAGCGTCGGGCCCTCGTCGAGGACCTCTCCCGGCTGACCGACGCGCAGTGGGAGCACCCTTCGCTGTGTGCGGGGTGGTCCGTCCACGACGTCGCCGCGCACCTGGTCAACAACGCCCTGGCCACCCCGGTCGGGGTCGTCCGGGCGATGGTCCGGGCCGGGTTCGACTTCGACCGGCAGAACGACCAGGGCGTGCGGCGCCAGCGCGGTGCCACGCCGGGAGAGACCCTCGAGCGGCTGGACCGCGTCGTCGGCCGCACCTCCGGCCCGCCGGCACCGCTCGACAGCCGTCTCGTCGAGGAGGTCCTGCACGGTGAGGACATCCGCCGTCCGCTGGGCATCCAGCACGAGTACTCGCCGGAGGCGGTCCTGCGGTCCCTGCGCTACCAGGCCCGCACACCCCGGGCGCTGGGCGGCGGCAAGGACGTGGCCCGGCAGGTCGGCCTGCACGCCACCGACGCGGACGTCAGCACGAGTGACGGTCCCGAGGTCACCGGCCCGGCGCTGTCGCTGCTCATGGTCATCTCCGGGCGCACCGTCGCACTCGAGGACCTCCATGGCCCAGGGGTAGCGGTCCTGCGCTGA